The proteins below are encoded in one region of Paenibacillus albus:
- a CDS encoding ABC transporter permease yields the protein MKAVTAEVAKIDRPAKKKASRFFSTMLQQRYLYLMSIPFVIWVFVFSYLPLWGWTMAFQKFKPAKSFFEQDWVGFDYFKELFHDDTFFQALRNTLAMSVMGLIAGFTIPIILAILLNEVRQQMFKRVVQTISYLPHFVSWVVAAGIISKMLSTDNGVVNEVLVGLHLIHEPIQFMAKGNLFWSIVTASDVWKETGWNTIIYLAAIAGIGPELYEAARVDGASRLQQVWHITLPGIRSTIIILIIISIGHLISIGFEKQFLLGNNLVRDYSQTLDLYALNYGLGMGRYSFGTAINIFNSVVSVILLFTANGIFKKITKESII from the coding sequence ATGAAAGCGGTAACAGCGGAAGTGGCCAAGATAGACCGGCCCGCAAAGAAGAAGGCATCGCGGTTCTTTAGCACGATGCTTCAGCAGCGGTATTTGTACTTGATGAGCATACCTTTTGTCATATGGGTGTTCGTGTTCAGCTACTTGCCGTTATGGGGCTGGACGATGGCTTTCCAGAAGTTCAAGCCAGCCAAATCGTTTTTCGAGCAAGATTGGGTCGGTTTTGATTATTTCAAAGAATTGTTCCATGACGATACGTTCTTCCAGGCGCTGCGCAATACGCTTGCGATGAGCGTAATGGGACTGATCGCCGGCTTCACGATTCCGATCATCCTCGCCATTCTTCTTAATGAAGTCAGGCAGCAAATGTTCAAGCGTGTTGTCCAAACGATCTCTTACTTGCCTCACTTCGTGTCATGGGTTGTAGCGGCAGGCATCATCTCGAAGATGCTGTCCACCGATAACGGCGTGGTGAACGAAGTGCTCGTCGGCTTACATCTGATACACGAGCCGATTCAGTTCATGGCGAAGGGCAATCTGTTCTGGTCGATTGTAACGGCGTCCGATGTTTGGAAGGAAACCGGTTGGAACACAATCATCTATCTAGCGGCAATTGCAGGCATCGGCCCTGAATTGTACGAGGCGGCCCGCGTTGACGGCGCTAGCCGATTGCAGCAAGTATGGCACATTACTTTGCCGGGTATTCGCTCCACAATTATTATCTTGATCATCATCTCGATCGGTCATTTGATCAGTATCGGCTTCGAGAAGCAATTCTTGCTTGGCAACAATCTCGTACGGGATTACTCACAAACGCTTGACTTGTATGCGCTTAACTACGGTCTAGGTATGGGACGATATTCCTTCGGTACGGCGATCAACATATTCAACTCCGTTGTCAGTGTGATCTTGCTCTTCACGGCTAACGGTATTTTCAAGAAGATTACGAAAGAAAGCATCATTTAG
- a CDS encoding response regulator transcription factor: MYKVLITDDEPMIREGLRTLIDWEELGFQVVDTAANGKEALQKYERYSPHLMIVDIRMPGMSGLEVIEKLRQSDKSIHVLILSGYADFDYAKKAIALSIDGYLLKPIDEDELIEYLHKLKSSLEREMGLQQRQNDRVEWDMERAIQTILTSSEEQLPLQDYELADAGLLWDGYNVALIRLQHEGKEAEPSVRAAFKKRLCQSFEEKGRGTIFISELHIGLLVKENMQYEQVRKAIYKEIDALAAELQLEATVTAGERVKQFSDIAHSYEGALKLLNQRFFYEGNQLITQATAPICKVDASEPASVDQEDCAEIIDKLYFALDVGNEAAIDQLVSGTGHQFITRGCSEQVIKSLFVQILTGVLGKMSQHDSDVYARSGQLSVAIMEVYQLTRYSTLEKHVIQLLRGLKASASQGDSSDKLMRKMIDLIQRNYDENLKLESLAEVFNYNSAYLGKLFKNTTGEYFNTYLDKVRIEKAKEFLTQGMKVYQVAEKVGYANVDYFHTKFRKYVGSSPSGFRKK; this comes from the coding sequence ATGTATAAAGTACTCATTACGGATGATGAACCGATGATTCGCGAAGGCCTGCGCACGCTAATTGATTGGGAGGAACTCGGCTTTCAAGTCGTGGATACGGCTGCCAATGGCAAGGAAGCTCTTCAGAAGTATGAGCGGTATTCGCCTCACTTGATGATCGTAGATATTCGCATGCCGGGCATGAGCGGCCTTGAAGTCATCGAGAAATTAAGACAGTCCGACAAGTCCATTCATGTGCTTATTCTTAGCGGATATGCCGACTTCGACTATGCGAAGAAGGCAATTGCGCTGAGTATTGACGGCTATCTGTTAAAACCGATCGATGAAGATGAGCTGATCGAGTACTTGCATAAATTAAAATCTTCCTTGGAGCGGGAGATGGGCTTGCAGCAGCGGCAGAACGACCGGGTGGAATGGGATATGGAGCGTGCTATTCAGACGATATTGACGAGCTCGGAGGAGCAGCTTCCGTTGCAAGACTATGAGCTGGCGGATGCAGGCCTGCTGTGGGATGGCTATAACGTTGCGCTTATTCGGCTGCAGCACGAGGGGAAAGAAGCGGAGCCAAGCGTCCGGGCAGCGTTCAAGAAGCGTCTTTGCCAATCGTTCGAAGAGAAGGGTAGAGGGACGATCTTTATTAGTGAGCTGCATATCGGCCTGCTCGTGAAGGAGAATATGCAATATGAACAGGTTCGTAAAGCGATCTACAAGGAAATTGACGCCCTGGCAGCCGAGCTGCAGCTGGAAGCGACGGTTACCGCAGGCGAGCGGGTGAAGCAGTTCTCGGACATTGCTCATTCCTATGAAGGAGCACTGAAGCTTCTCAACCAGCGATTCTTCTACGAGGGGAATCAGCTTATTACGCAGGCGACAGCGCCAATCTGCAAAGTGGATGCAAGTGAGCCAGCCTCCGTGGATCAAGAGGACTGTGCGGAAATCATTGATAAATTATACTTTGCGCTCGATGTCGGCAATGAGGCAGCGATCGACCAGCTTGTAAGCGGTACAGGCCATCAATTCATCACGCGTGGCTGCTCGGAGCAGGTGATTAAGTCGTTATTCGTGCAGATTCTTACAGGCGTTCTGGGCAAAATGTCGCAGCATGACTCAGACGTGTACGCAAGAAGCGGTCAGCTCTCAGTCGCGATTATGGAGGTTTATCAGCTCACGCGCTATTCAACACTGGAAAAGCACGTCATTCAGCTGCTAAGAGGGCTTAAGGCGTCTGCTTCACAAGGAGACAGCTCTGACAAGCTGATGCGCAAGATGATCGATCTCATTCAGCGCAACTACGATGAGAACTTAAAGCTGGAATCGCTCGCCGAAGTATTTAACTATAACAGCGCTTATCTTGGGAAGCTGTTTAAGAACACGACAGGCGAATATTTCAACACGTACCTCGACAAGGTACGGATCGAGAAGGCAAAAGAATTCCTGACTCAAGGGATGAAGGTCTATCAAGTCGCGGAGAAGGTAGGCTACGCCAATGTGGACTATTTTCATACGAAATTCCGCAAATATGTAGGCAGCTCGCCGTCTGGTTTTCGTAAAAAGTAA
- a CDS encoding sensor histidine kinase: MFQFFNRFMNDLKLRTKLILSCIVVVFVPVMIVGVFLTSELRHMALQNAQEQTVTNVDRVKKRTSEVINVSTDIAYRMTFDSRLEGLANNQYETVYDVVKAYRDYPDIKDYIRLYKEISNIRLYVHNTTLLNNWELIQPSETVIQSSWYQKALASSGLIGWYYIPDERDNRKYLSLVRKIDFINRHTSGVLVINVNGHMLDSILGQESFDTMLIDNENHIVSANRPGRVGKTLADINFDPQVINKQFGSFQAVVDGRSSQILIEPLIPTSSLNGLRIVSVFSIESIVKDANQIIILALTVIAISLVVAIGLIYGFATMLSKRMFRLSKYITKVATGNLDVALEIDGKDEIGQLSRQFNSMVASINELIVEVQESHEQNAQIQSRQNEIKFKMMASQINPHFLFNALESIRMKAHLKGEKEISNVVRLLGKMMRKNLEAGNRTVVLRQEIEMVRCYLDIQKFRYEDRLRYELRIDEAAEQVPILPLIIQPLVENAVIHGLENREEGGIVRVIAELVGGMLHVEVIDNGEGMTRERLQALNQTFDDQDDADGSRIGLRNVHMRLKLLYGSESGLVIWSEPGIGTRVQFTIPRGEHAHV, translated from the coding sequence TTGTTCCAATTTTTTAATCGCTTTATGAATGATTTAAAGCTCCGCACGAAGCTAATTCTGTCCTGCATCGTCGTCGTATTCGTACCGGTGATGATTGTCGGGGTTTTCTTGACGAGCGAGCTGCGGCATATGGCGCTGCAGAATGCGCAAGAGCAGACAGTGACGAATGTGGACCGAGTGAAGAAACGTACGAGCGAGGTCATCAACGTCTCCACGGATATTGCGTACCGGATGACTTTCGACAGCAGGCTGGAAGGGCTTGCTAACAATCAATATGAAACCGTTTACGATGTTGTAAAGGCCTATCGAGATTATCCGGACATTAAGGATTACATCAGGCTGTACAAAGAGATTTCCAATATTCGTCTCTATGTTCACAATACGACGCTGCTGAACAATTGGGAGCTCATCCAGCCGAGTGAAACGGTTATTCAATCGAGCTGGTACCAGAAGGCATTAGCCAGCAGCGGGCTGATTGGTTGGTATTATATCCCAGATGAGCGGGATAATCGTAAATATCTGAGCCTCGTGCGCAAAATAGATTTCATTAATCGCCATACGAGCGGCGTGCTCGTCATTAATGTAAACGGTCACATGCTGGATTCGATTCTCGGTCAAGAGTCGTTCGATACGATGCTTATCGACAATGAGAATCATATCGTCTCCGCGAATCGCCCCGGACGAGTCGGAAAGACGCTCGCCGACATTAATTTCGATCCGCAAGTCATTAACAAGCAATTCGGCAGCTTCCAAGCCGTCGTGGATGGACGCTCATCGCAAATTCTGATCGAGCCGCTCATCCCGACGTCAAGCTTGAACGGCCTTCGGATTGTATCGGTCTTCTCGATTGAGAGCATCGTGAAGGATGCGAATCAAATTATTATTCTCGCGCTCACGGTTATTGCGATCAGCCTTGTCGTAGCCATTGGACTCATCTATGGCTTTGCGACGATGCTTTCCAAGCGGATGTTCCGTCTTAGCAAATATATCACGAAGGTTGCCACTGGCAATCTGGACGTCGCGCTTGAAATTGACGGCAAGGATGAGATTGGGCAGCTGTCCAGGCAGTTCAATTCGATGGTAGCCAGTATTAATGAGCTGATCGTCGAGGTGCAGGAATCACATGAGCAGAACGCGCAGATTCAGTCGAGGCAGAATGAGATCAAGTTCAAGATGATGGCGAGCCAGATTAATCCGCACTTCCTGTTCAACGCGCTGGAGTCCATCCGGATGAAAGCCCATCTGAAGGGAGAGAAGGAAATATCCAATGTTGTCCGTCTGCTTGGCAAAATGATGCGCAAAAACCTCGAGGCAGGCAATCGCACGGTAGTTCTTCGCCAAGAGATCGAGATGGTCCGCTGCTACCTGGACATCCAGAAATTCCGTTACGAGGATCGGCTGCGATACGAGCTCCGAATTGATGAAGCTGCGGAACAAGTGCCGATTCTTCCGCTTATCATTCAGCCGCTAGTCGAGAATGCCGTGATCCACGGGCTTGAGAACCGGGAGGAAGGCGGCATCGTCCGTGTGATCGCGGAGCTGGTAGGCGGCATGCTTCATGTTGAAGTCATTGATAACGGCGAGGGGATGACTCGGGAGAGGCTGCAGGCGCTCAATCAGACTTTTGACGATCAGGATGACGCTGACGGTAGCCGTATTGGACTTCGTAATGTGCATATGCGTTTGAAGCTGTTGTACGGCAGTGAATCCGGCCTCGTGATTTGGAGCGAGCCAGGTATTGGGACACGAGTGCAATTTACCATTCCGAGGGGAGAGCATGCTCATGTATAA